A section of the Hevea brasiliensis isolate MT/VB/25A 57/8 chromosome 17, ASM3005281v1, whole genome shotgun sequence genome encodes:
- the LOC131169078 gene encoding uncharacterized protein LOC131169078, translating to MWKGTRLSPTQVVFNESQFLFQWKCASSMPPHVSVPPVLSQAPLVRWCPPLVGLLKCNFNVAFAANHEFMGLGWIMRNLSGVFRAAKMKTVMGTVSFTVAEALCFREALSWLKVRGWTKVQLESDSLLLVQAVSSRLTYRSYFGSIVNDRKWLMRDLQFCSLHFVRKAANQAAHTVARAAISEPGENEWVDEVPSFLEDAVQFDLLS from the coding sequence ATGTGGAAGGGAACTCGACTCTCACCTACTCAGGTGGTCTTCAATGAGTCACAATTTCTTTTTCAGTGGAAGTGTGCCTCTTCAATGCCTCCACATGTTTCTGTCCCACCTGTTTTATCGCAAGCCCCTTTAGTTCGATGGTGTCCTCCTCTTGTTGGTCTCTTAAAGTGTAATTTTAATGTTGCCTTTGCTGCAAATCATGAGTTTATGGGCCTTGGTTGGATTATGAGGAACCTTTCTGGTGTTTTTAGGGCTGCTAAAATGAAGACTGTTATGGGAACCGTCTCCTTTACAGTTGCTGAAGCTTTGTGCTTTCGTGAAGCTCTCAGTTGGTTGAAGGTTCGAGGGTGGACGAAGGTTCAGCTTGAGTCTGATTCCCTTCTTCTGGTTCAGGCAGTTTCATCCCGACTGACTTATCGATCTTATTTTGGTTCTATTGTAAATGATCGTAAATGGTTAATGCGGGATTTACAGTTTTGTTCCCTGCATTTTGTTAGAAAAGCAGCGAACCAGGCTGCTCACACTGTGGCTAGAGCAGCTATTTCTGAGCCTGGTGAGAATGAATGGGTTGATGAGGTCCCTTCATTCTTAGAGGATGCTGTCCAGTTTGATTTGCTCtcttaa